From the genome of Mesorhizobium japonicum MAFF 303099, one region includes:
- the apaG gene encoding Co2+/Mg2+ efflux protein ApaG produces the protein MYRAVTRNIEVQVRPFYLEDRSDPSENRYVWGYQITIDNQSDEFVQLLSRYWHITDGAGRVEEVRGPGVVGDQPELNPGDSYQYTSGCPLSTPSGIMVGHYTMRNKRGETFDIAIPAFSLDLPGTRRTVN, from the coding sequence ATGTACCGCGCCGTCACGCGCAACATCGAAGTGCAGGTCAGGCCGTTCTACCTCGAGGATCGCTCCGATCCTTCCGAGAACCGCTATGTCTGGGGCTATCAGATAACGATCGACAATCAGTCGGACGAATTCGTGCAGCTTCTGTCACGCTACTGGCACATCACCGACGGCGCCGGCCGGGTCGAGGAAGTGCGCGGCCCGGGCGTCGTCGGCGACCAGCCCGAACTCAATCCCGGCGACAGCTATCAATATACGTCTGGCTGCCCGCTCTCGACGCCATCAGGCATCATGGTCGGGCACTACACGATGCGCAACAAGCGTGGCGAGACCTTCGACATCGCCATCCCGGCGTTCT
- a CDS encoding ceramide glucosyltransferase yields the protein MELTLIAASLSIALILSNAASILLAASQLKRRTTIARPVRKSPPVSIVIPSRGVEPFTQETLERAFSLEWPRYELIFCVAHGDDPVVRLIRAAIGRFPKVPARLLIGDDRVSANPKLNNCVKGWEAARHNWVVLADSNVLMPRDYIQHLMAAWRPDTGLVCSTPIGSRPEGFWAEVECAFLNTLQARWQYAGEALGLGFAQGKSMLWNKPMLDANGGIRALAAEIAEDAAATKLVNGLGLRVNLVAAPFEQPLGRRTLDAIWSRQARWARLRRVTFPLFFAPEILTGAVVPLMLALVAAASAGFSLPLTAIAVLAAFYLPECALAWSKGWHLSPRTVAAMIARDLMVPAMWARGWLGGAVDWRGNAMTIGTKAAELEEASSRA from the coding sequence ATGGAACTCACTCTCATAGCCGCCTCGCTTTCGATCGCTCTTATCCTTTCAAACGCCGCCAGCATCCTGCTCGCCGCCTCACAGCTGAAACGGCGCACCACGATCGCGCGGCCAGTCCGCAAATCGCCGCCAGTATCGATCGTCATACCGTCGCGCGGCGTCGAGCCGTTCACGCAGGAGACGCTGGAGCGCGCCTTCTCACTCGAGTGGCCGCGCTACGAACTGATCTTCTGCGTTGCCCATGGCGACGACCCGGTGGTCAGGTTGATCCGGGCCGCCATTGGCCGCTTTCCAAAAGTGCCGGCCCGGCTGTTGATCGGCGACGACCGCGTCAGCGCCAATCCCAAGCTCAACAATTGCGTCAAGGGCTGGGAAGCCGCGCGGCACAACTGGGTCGTCCTGGCCGACTCCAACGTGCTGATGCCGAGAGACTACATCCAGCATCTGATGGCGGCGTGGCGGCCGGATACCGGCCTTGTCTGCTCGACGCCGATCGGCTCGCGGCCGGAGGGCTTCTGGGCCGAGGTCGAATGCGCCTTCCTCAACACGCTGCAGGCCCGCTGGCAGTATGCTGGCGAGGCGCTCGGCCTTGGCTTTGCCCAGGGCAAGAGCATGCTGTGGAACAAGCCGATGCTGGATGCCAATGGCGGCATCCGCGCGCTGGCCGCTGAAATCGCCGAGGACGCCGCCGCAACCAAGCTGGTCAATGGGCTTGGCCTGCGAGTCAATCTTGTCGCGGCACCCTTCGAGCAGCCGCTTGGCCGGCGCACGCTGGACGCGATCTGGTCGCGCCAGGCTCGCTGGGCGCGCCTGCGCCGCGTCACCTTCCCGCTGTTCTTCGCGCCGGAAATCCTGACTGGCGCGGTGGTGCCGTTGATGCTTGCACTGGTTGCGGCGGCAAGCGCCGGCTTCAGCCTGCCGCTGACGGCCATCGCCGTGCTGGCCGCCTTCTACCTTCCGGAATGCGCCCTGGCATGGTCCAAGGGCTGGCACCTGTCGCCGCGCACGGTCGCGGCGATGATTGCGCGGGACTTGATGGTCCCAGCTATGTGGGCACGCGGCTGGCTTGGCGGCGCCGTCGACTGGCGCGGCAATGCGATGACCATCGGCACCAAGGCGGCCGAACTGGAAGAGGCGTCGTCGCGCGCCTGA
- a CDS encoding O-succinylhomoserine sulfhydrylase: MSNKKRNWKPQTALVHSGTLRSGFGETSEAMYLTQGYVYQTAQAAEARFKGEEPGFIYSRYANPTVDMFEKRMCALEGAEDARATASGMAAVTAALLCSVKTGDHIVAARALFGSCRWVVETLAPRYGIEATLVDGTDIANWEKVVRPNTKLFFLESPTNPTLEVVDIAAVAALANSIGARLVVDNVFATPLQQKPLQLGAHIVVYSATKHIDGQGRCLGGVILSDKKWIDENLHDYFRHTGPSLSPFNAWTLLKGLETLPLRVRQQTESAGKIADFLAEQPQIARVIYPGRADHPQAEIVKKQMSGGSTLICLDVKGGKQAAFALQNALDIVLISNNLGDAKSLITHPATTTHKNLSDEARAELGIGPGTLRLSVGLEDTDDLLEDIAQALKAAK, from the coding sequence ATGAGCAACAAGAAGCGCAACTGGAAGCCTCAGACAGCACTCGTGCATAGCGGAACCCTGCGTTCAGGCTTCGGCGAGACCTCCGAGGCAATGTACCTGACCCAGGGCTATGTCTATCAAACGGCGCAAGCCGCCGAAGCCCGTTTCAAGGGCGAGGAACCCGGTTTCATCTATTCGCGCTACGCCAATCCGACCGTCGACATGTTCGAAAAGCGCATGTGCGCGCTGGAAGGCGCGGAGGACGCGCGCGCCACGGCATCGGGCATGGCGGCCGTGACGGCGGCGCTTCTGTGCAGCGTCAAGACCGGTGACCACATCGTAGCGGCGCGCGCGCTGTTCGGCTCCTGCCGCTGGGTGGTCGAGACGCTGGCGCCGCGCTACGGCATCGAGGCGACGCTCGTCGACGGCACCGATATCGCCAACTGGGAAAAGGTGGTCAGGCCCAACACCAAGCTGTTCTTCCTGGAAAGCCCTACCAACCCGACATTGGAAGTGGTCGACATCGCCGCCGTGGCTGCGCTCGCCAACTCGATCGGCGCGCGGCTTGTCGTCGACAATGTCTTCGCCACGCCCCTGCAGCAGAAGCCGTTGCAGCTCGGCGCGCATATCGTCGTCTATTCGGCAACCAAGCACATCGACGGCCAGGGCCGCTGTCTCGGCGGCGTGATCCTGTCGGACAAGAAGTGGATCGACGAGAATCTGCATGACTATTTCCGCCACACCGGCCCTAGCCTGTCGCCCTTCAACGCCTGGACGCTGCTGAAGGGCCTGGAGACGCTGCCGCTGCGCGTGCGCCAGCAAACGGAGAGCGCCGGCAAGATCGCCGATTTCCTGGCCGAGCAGCCGCAGATCGCCCGCGTCATCTATCCCGGCCGCGCCGACCATCCGCAGGCCGAGATCGTCAAGAAGCAGATGTCGGGCGGCTCGACACTTATCTGCCTCGACGTCAAAGGCGGCAAGCAGGCGGCCTTCGCCCTGCAGAACGCGCTCGATATTGTGCTGATCTCCAACAATCTCGGCGACGCCAAGAGCCTGATCACCCATCCGGCGACGACCACCCACAAGAATTTGAGCGACGAGGCGCGCGCCGAACTCGGCATCGGGCCGGGCACGCTCAGGCTGTCGGTCGGCCTGGAGGATACCGACGACCTTCTGGAAGATATCGCGCAGGCGCTGAAGGCCGCCAAATAG